Proteins found in one Mycoplasma ovis str. Michigan genomic segment:
- a CDS encoding 50S ribosomal protein L18 encodes MSRDSLSELQKRRARRAKRVFSRSKEGRKHILRVKKTNLHLYLLVRDWESGRMLFSCSSLQLGIKKGGEENLTKIINSLLEKLKEKNISALSLDRGYHSYTGTLAKVREKLIEGGVRI; translated from the coding sequence ATTTCTAGAGATAGTCTTTCAGAATTACAAAAGAGACGGGCTCGTAGAGCCAAGAGAGTTTTCTCAAGATCAAAAGAGGGAAGAAAGCACATTCTTAGAGTCAAAAAGACTAATTTACATCTCTATCTTTTAGTTAGAGATTGAGAGAGTGGAAGAATGTTGTTTTCTTGCTCTTCTCTTCAATTAGGAATTAAGAAGGGAGGGGAAGAAAATCTAACTAAGATAATTAATTCTTTGTTGGAAAAGTTAAAAGAAAAGAATATTTCTGCTCTCAGTTTAGATAGAGGTTATCATTCTTACACTGGGACTTTAGCTAAAGTAAGAGAAAAGCTGATAGAGGGAGGAGTTCGAATATAA
- the rplO gene encoding 50S ribosomal protein L15: protein MELSNLHYTYGSRGQRKKIVGRGFGSGIGGRSTRGTKGQNSRKSGTVRLGFEGGQMPLFRKIGKYGFNNRAFREEVKIISLKRFEFFPDIKEFYFIQMRKLRLLKPRDRKIKIIGDNCSLSGIKISAHSFSKGVLKWAKQSGSTLITLEKDHFVEC, encoded by the coding sequence GTGGAACTTTCTAATCTTCATTACACTTATGGCTCTAGAGGCCAGAGAAAAAAGATAGTAGGTAGAGGATTTGGAAGCGGAATTGGAGGCAGATCTACCAGAGGTACTAAAGGGCAAAATTCTAGAAAATCTGGTACAGTTAGATTAGGTTTTGAAGGGGGCCAAATGCCCCTTTTCAGAAAAATAGGTAAATATGGATTTAATAACAGAGCTTTCAGAGAAGAAGTAAAGATTATTTCTTTAAAAAGATTTGAGTTTTTTCCTGACATTAAAGAGTTTTATTTCATTCAGATGAGAAAATTAAGACTCCTTAAGCCTAGAGACAGAAAAATAAAAATTATTGGGGATAATTGTTCACTTTCTGGAATTAAAATATCTGCACATTCTTTTTCTAAGGGAGTTTTGAAGTGAGCAAAGCAAAGTGGAAGTACCTTAATAACTTTGGAAAAAGATCACTTCGTGGAGTGCTAA
- the rpmC gene encoding 50S ribosomal protein L29 yields MLTELRALETEKLKEMLFKLKIKLVEYRFQLAQGALKNTSLIRVTKRTIAQLLTILNERKERFSNKDLSHYIALEDAKEKQSKSTSADSK; encoded by the coding sequence ATGCTTACAGAACTAAGGGCTTTAGAGACTGAAAAATTAAAAGAGATGTTATTCAAATTAAAAATCAAACTAGTTGAATACAGATTTCAATTAGCCCAAGGGGCTCTTAAGAATACTAGCTTAATAAGAGTGACAAAAAGAACAATTGCGCAATTGTTAACAATACTTAATGAGAGAAAAGAAAGATTTAGTAATAAAGATTTATCACACTATATTGCTTTAGAAGATGCTAAGGAGAAACAATCCAAGTCAACTTCAGCAGATTCTAAATAA
- the secY gene encoding preprotein translocase subunit SecY produces MGLIPTHSFFYKNRGTIISLLATCSILFLFQVGSHITAPLINPHRVNSFSGLAQLLNLFGGGGFKRASIFSVGISPYITAQIIIQIMSNDLVKKLTELRKAGELGRAKIELYTRLLTLPFAVITSIGTLYLLNNEGVSFLHLWEPPKADTLKKVDESANYGGRFVTFSQLYIFQRVLMVLIFVAGTYVSLFFSDLISKKGLGNGISLLIVSGIISSIPENFYASYNYLSNLEGGSGNVRLLVNVFKFIIYLFFYVMVIALMVFITGSVRKIPIQQTGAGLILDKRKLGYLPIKIMPVGIMPVVFAGSMMIFPVGIAELTKSSSPGFNAFIQNYISFGSPTGLMIYFLLIVLFSFLYCQVQLNTDEMCRSFQKSSQFIPGIMIGQETHNYLRMVLNKINWLGAPFLGLVTIMPNLLNMWTGMPSQVAFGGTGILLLVSTALNLYEELTSTRIITKYKAEQQHELSSLEARLHKTERQHSPYLLW; encoded by the coding sequence ATGGGGCTTATCCCCACCCATTCCTTTTTCTATAAGAATAGGGGAACTATTATTTCCCTTCTTGCAACTTGTTCAATCCTATTTTTGTTTCAAGTAGGATCTCACATAACGGCACCATTAATTAATCCACATAGAGTCAATTCTTTTTCAGGACTAGCACAACTACTTAACTTATTCGGAGGAGGAGGATTTAAAAGAGCAAGTATTTTTTCTGTAGGGATTTCTCCCTACATTACTGCTCAAATCATTATTCAGATAATGTCTAATGACTTAGTTAAGAAGTTAACTGAATTAAGAAAAGCTGGTGAACTAGGAAGAGCAAAAATAGAGCTCTACACAAGACTCTTAACATTACCCTTTGCAGTCATAACTTCTATAGGTACTCTTTATCTTCTCAATAATGAAGGAGTTAGCTTCCTTCATTTATGAGAGCCTCCGAAAGCAGATACATTAAAAAAAGTTGATGAATCTGCTAATTACGGCGGAAGATTTGTAACTTTTAGTCAACTCTATATTTTTCAAAGAGTCTTGATGGTTCTAATTTTTGTAGCCGGAACTTATGTTTCTCTATTCTTTTCAGACCTTATTTCAAAAAAAGGTTTGGGAAATGGAATTTCTCTTTTGATAGTTTCAGGTATTATTTCTTCAATACCTGAAAACTTTTATGCTTCCTACAACTATCTATCGAATCTAGAAGGAGGGTCTGGAAATGTTAGATTATTAGTTAATGTCTTTAAATTCATCATTTATCTATTTTTCTATGTAATGGTAATTGCATTAATGGTATTCATTACTGGTTCTGTGAGGAAGATACCTATTCAACAAACAGGTGCAGGATTAATTCTTGATAAGAGAAAGTTGGGATATCTTCCTATCAAGATTATGCCTGTAGGTATTATGCCTGTAGTATTTGCAGGTTCTATGATGATATTTCCTGTAGGTATAGCAGAACTAACTAAATCCTCGTCCCCAGGATTTAATGCATTTATTCAGAACTATATATCTTTTGGTAGCCCTACAGGATTAATGATTTATTTTTTATTAATTGTGCTGTTCTCTTTTCTTTATTGCCAAGTTCAATTGAATACAGATGAGATGTGTAGGTCATTTCAAAAGTCTTCTCAATTTATACCTGGAATTATGATAGGTCAGGAGACTCACAACTATTTGAGAATGGTTTTGAATAAGATTAACTGACTTGGTGCCCCTTTTTTGGGCCTAGTAACTATTATGCCAAACTTACTTAATATGTGAACTGGAATGCCTTCTCAGGTTGCTTTTGGTGGAACAGGTATTCTCTTGTTAGTCTCTACGGCATTGAATCTATATGAGGAATTAACCTCAACTAGAATCATTACTAAATATAAGGCTGAACAACAACATGAGCTTAGCTCACTAGAAGCTAGACTTCACAAAACAGAAAGACAACACTCACCTTATTTACTGTGATAA
- the rplX gene encoding 50S ribosomal protein L24, which yields MNRIRKGDLVRVTRGSLKGKEGKIKEVIVSKSRALVEGVGKYKRYQKGKGTIEKERAIHVSNLALITNDKKKKAYKASFVIKEDGKKERVPRSSKSDKS from the coding sequence ATGAACAGAATAAGAAAGGGAGATTTAGTTAGAGTTACTAGAGGATCTCTAAAAGGTAAAGAGGGAAAGATCAAGGAAGTTATTGTGAGCAAAAGCAGAGCTTTAGTTGAGGGGGTAGGAAAATATAAGAGATATCAAAAAGGTAAGGGAACAATTGAAAAAGAAAGAGCTATTCACGTCTCCAACTTGGCATTAATAACTAATGACAAAAAGAAAAAAGCATATAAAGCTTCTTTTGTTATTAAAGAAGATGGAAAAAAAGAAAGAGTACCTAGATCTTCTAAATCTGATAAGAGTTAG
- a CDS encoding uS17 family ribosomal protein, giving the protein MEQKKVVKGKVLVGQVVATRPKTLIVRVRRLYRIPKYGILKIRYKKMHVHVENESVKLGETVSIVSSRAYSALKRWVLLSEAESKIVN; this is encoded by the coding sequence ATGGAACAAAAGAAAGTAGTCAAGGGAAAAGTTTTGGTTGGTCAAGTGGTTGCAACAAGACCAAAAACTTTAATAGTTAGAGTGAGAAGACTTTACAGAATACCAAAGTATGGTATTTTGAAAATTAGATATAAGAAGATGCATGTTCATGTTGAAAATGAATCTGTTAAATTGGGAGAAACAGTAAGTATAGTTAGTTCTAGAGCGTATTCCGCTCTAAAGAGATGAGTATTGTTGTCTGAAGCCGAGTCAAAGATAGTTAATTAA
- the rpsE gene encoding 30S ribosomal protein S5, with translation MSYPSDEQPLGFYYEYKKFSKFTGPKPAGQDEQGKKKEDKKFSSYLNEFEEKLIKVKRVSKTTRGGRQSRVWVLVAVGNKRGKVGFAIGKSKEYSVAFSKASRKAIKTAVQIPMNSRGTIYHEFLGKHNASKVLLKPAKEGTGIIAGGSIKKLLLLAGYKDLYSKNLGANNPINMLRATMHALLSQRSPRTVAKLRDKTFEELFRLPPKSPEELLEGEELLEQ, from the coding sequence ATGAGTTATCCTTCAGATGAACAGCCATTAGGTTTTTATTACGAATATAAAAAATTTAGTAAGTTTACTGGACCAAAGCCTGCTGGTCAAGATGAACAGGGAAAAAAGAAAGAAGATAAAAAGTTTAGTTCCTACTTAAATGAATTCGAAGAAAAATTAATTAAAGTAAAGAGAGTTTCGAAGACTACTAGAGGGGGAAGGCAAAGCAGAGTTTGAGTTTTAGTAGCTGTGGGAAATAAGAGGGGGAAAGTGGGTTTTGCAATTGGAAAATCAAAGGAATATTCAGTTGCCTTTAGTAAGGCATCCAGAAAGGCTATTAAAACAGCTGTTCAAATTCCAATGAATAGTAGAGGAACTATTTATCATGAATTCCTCGGAAAACACAATGCATCCAAAGTTTTATTAAAGCCAGCTAAAGAAGGTACTGGAATAATAGCTGGAGGTTCTATTAAAAAACTATTACTTTTAGCTGGTTACAAAGATCTATATTCCAAGAATCTTGGAGCTAACAATCCAATTAATATGTTGAGAGCTACTATGCATGCACTACTGTCTCAAAGATCTCCTAGAACTGTAGCAAAATTGAGAGATAAAACTTTTGAGGAATTGTTTAGATTGCCCCCAAAATCACCAGAAGAACTTTTGGAGGGAGAAGAATTATTGGAACAATAG
- a CDS encoding 30S ribosomal protein S8, which yields MVTDLIANGLNQIKLGAKAKKKEVSFWSSKLLEEILRVMEEEGYIRGFVTKIENNKRRSTVFLKYKGGVSSFEGIKKITVPSRMVSSSHKKLPILLSGLGTVILTTSQGVMGEKEAREKGLGGIILAHIW from the coding sequence ATGGTAACTGATTTAATAGCAAATGGTTTAAACCAAATAAAATTAGGGGCTAAGGCTAAAAAAAAGGAAGTTAGTTTTTGGTCTTCTAAGTTATTGGAGGAAATACTTAGAGTAATGGAGGAAGAGGGTTATATTAGGGGTTTTGTGACCAAAATTGAAAATAATAAGAGAAGAAGTACTGTTTTTTTGAAATATAAAGGAGGTGTTTCTTCTTTTGAAGGAATTAAGAAAATAACTGTACCAAGTAGAATGGTAAGCTCTTCTCACAAGAAATTACCTATTTTGTTATCCGGACTTGGTACAGTTATTCTTACAACTTCTCAAGGAGTAATGGGAGAGAAAGAGGCTAGAGAAAAAGGATTAGGAGGAATTATTTTGGCTCACATTTGGTAG
- the rplP gene encoding 50S ribosomal protein L16 — MHPKKTKWRKPHKISYEGQAKGNKYLSFGSAGLRALEGAWITERQLESARIAISKRLGKSGKMWIRVFPHLSLTKKPLEVRMGSGKGAPDHWVATVKIGTILFEVEGLNKEDVATTFYKAGAKLPIKTEVVYREISK, encoded by the coding sequence ATGCACCCAAAGAAAACTAAGTGAAGAAAGCCCCACAAAATTAGTTATGAAGGGCAAGCAAAGGGGAATAAATATCTTTCATTCGGTTCGGCAGGATTGAGGGCCCTAGAGGGAGCTTGAATTACTGAAAGACAGTTAGAATCTGCCAGAATAGCAATATCTAAAAGACTTGGTAAATCGGGAAAGATGTGAATAAGAGTTTTTCCTCATCTTTCTTTAACTAAAAAGCCACTAGAAGTTCGTATGGGATCTGGAAAAGGAGCACCAGACCACTGAGTAGCAACGGTTAAGATAGGTACCATATTGTTTGAAGTTGAAGGTTTAAACAAAGAAGATGTTGCCACTACCTTTTATAAGGCAGGGGCAAAACTTCCTATAAAAACAGAAGTAGTGTATAGAGAAATTAGTAAATAA
- the rplN gene encoding 50S ribosomal protein L14 yields MIQTLSKLNVADNTGAKKVGVIKVYGGSKRRYAEIGDVVLVSVKKLSTFSGVKKGDMFKALIVRTKSKLRRKSGATISFDENACVLLKNDGSLLGSRVFGPLTRELKEKGYNKLVSIAEFVI; encoded by the coding sequence ATGATTCAAACTTTATCCAAGTTAAATGTGGCTGATAACACCGGAGCTAAGAAAGTTGGCGTTATTAAGGTTTATGGAGGAAGCAAAAGAAGGTATGCAGAAATTGGGGATGTTGTTTTGGTGTCAGTTAAAAAACTATCTACTTTTTCTGGCGTTAAAAAGGGAGATATGTTTAAAGCTTTGATTGTTAGAACTAAATCAAAGCTTAGAAGAAAGTCAGGAGCTACTATCTCTTTTGATGAGAATGCCTGCGTTTTACTAAAGAATGATGGTTCTTTATTGGGATCTAGAGTTTTTGGTCCTTTAACTAGAGAGTTAAAGGAAAAAGGGTATAACAAATTAGTTTCAATTGCTGAATTTGTAATTTAA
- a CDS encoding type Z 30S ribosomal protein S14: MSICKELMARKALILKQQKAPKFATRAYTRCGRCGRARAVFRDYMLCRLCFRELASWGYIPGVMKASW; the protein is encoded by the coding sequence TTGTCCATTTGCAAAGAATTAATGGCTAGAAAAGCATTAATTCTTAAGCAACAAAAAGCACCAAAGTTTGCGACCAGAGCTTACACAAGATGCGGTCGTTGCGGCAGAGCCAGAGCTGTTTTCAGAGACTATATGCTTTGTAGGTTGTGTTTTAGAGAATTAGCGAGCTGGGGTTATATCCCTGGAGTTATGAAAGCTTCATGGTAA
- a CDS encoding uL22m family ribosomal protein: protein MKQQVRVKHRNLRISPTKAVHVCRLIHKKPLSTAYKILHSIDKKKIVKMLFKLLLEASANAVNNFAMSGDNLRVEECTATKGTRLKRGFYRAKGRTDLRTHRLTNLSVTLVEEAKAKDSKKLKTPSTKSKIQEGAELSTKKIEEYIKEEEKAGI, encoded by the coding sequence ATGAAACAACAAGTTAGAGTAAAACATCGAAATCTTAGAATTTCTCCAACCAAAGCAGTACATGTTTGTAGATTAATTCACAAGAAGCCTTTATCAACAGCTTATAAGATACTTCATTCTATTGATAAGAAAAAGATTGTAAAAATGCTTTTTAAATTATTATTAGAGGCTTCTGCAAACGCAGTTAATAATTTTGCTATGAGCGGAGACAATTTAAGAGTTGAGGAGTGTACTGCCACAAAGGGCACTAGATTAAAGAGAGGTTTTTACAGAGCAAAGGGAAGAACAGATCTAAGAACACATAGGTTAACTAATCTTTCAGTAACTTTAGTTGAAGAGGCGAAGGCAAAAGATTCAAAAAAGTTGAAAACGCCTTCAACTAAATCCAAGATTCAAGAGGGAGCAGAGCTAAGTACTAAAAAAATAGAGGAGTACATTAAGGAGGAAGAAAAAGCTGGTATTTAG
- the rplE gene encoding 50S ribosomal protein L5: MSNFSWALKEKYKKEIVASLMKEFKFSSPMQVPRLQKIVINVGCGDGAKEKQFIESSAKELELITAQKPLITYSKASIAEFKLREGQPIGLKLTLRNDRMWSFVEKLFKVALPRSRDFKGIKLKSVDHRGNLNIGIKEQIIFTELNYDKVKKLRGMNISLVNSSDNREASIALFKALGCPFAKN; encoded by the coding sequence ATGAGTAATTTCAGCTGAGCTCTCAAGGAAAAATATAAAAAGGAAATAGTGGCTAGTCTGATGAAGGAATTTAAATTTAGTTCTCCAATGCAAGTACCTAGACTTCAAAAAATAGTTATTAATGTAGGTTGCGGAGATGGAGCTAAGGAAAAACAATTTATTGAATCTTCAGCTAAGGAATTAGAGTTAATTACTGCACAGAAGCCTTTAATTACTTATTCAAAGGCTTCTATTGCAGAATTTAAGCTTAGAGAGGGTCAACCAATAGGATTAAAGTTAACTCTTAGAAATGATCGAATGTGATCTTTTGTTGAGAAATTATTCAAAGTTGCACTCCCTAGATCTAGAGACTTTAAAGGAATCAAGCTAAAGTCTGTAGACCATAGAGGTAACTTAAATATAGGTATTAAAGAACAAATAATTTTTACGGAATTAAACTATGATAAGGTCAAGAAGTTGAGGGGAATGAATATTAGCTTAGTTAATTCTTCTGACAATAGAGAAGCTTCTATAGCTTTGTTTAAGGCTTTAGGTTGTCCATTTGCAAAGAATTAA
- the rpsC gene encoding 30S ribosomal protein S3: MGQKCNPNSVRLGFNKNWNSRWNAPDRKSAASWILEDEKIRKLIEKECRDGVLAQVEIDRFVDFKGIWTIRVTAHLIEIGVYNLPEEKERLTRLLRKLTYRKWEIELIFLELKNPGVSAIVIANEVVEQLEDRAPIRLAMKRTIKKAMFSGARGIRIKVSGRINGAEMARSESCTEGEIPCSTLRANIEYSYKIARTTYGVLGVKVWINRGLYFGNYFSPMPDKVRVYKDETGRYLIAQGN; the protein is encoded by the coding sequence ATGGGTCAAAAGTGTAATCCAAATTCAGTAAGACTAGGTTTCAATAAGAATTGAAACTCTAGATGGAATGCTCCAGATAGAAAGAGTGCAGCTAGTTGGATACTAGAAGATGAGAAGATTAGAAAGCTAATTGAGAAAGAGTGCAGAGATGGTGTTTTAGCCCAAGTTGAAATAGATAGATTTGTAGACTTTAAGGGAATTTGAACTATTAGAGTTACAGCTCATTTGATTGAAATAGGTGTATACAACCTACCAGAGGAAAAGGAAAGATTAACTAGATTACTAAGAAAATTAACTTATAGAAAATGAGAGATTGAGTTAATTTTCTTGGAATTAAAAAATCCTGGGGTTAGCGCTATTGTCATAGCCAATGAAGTTGTAGAGCAACTAGAAGATAGAGCTCCTATTAGATTGGCTATGAAAAGAACTATCAAGAAAGCTATGTTTTCTGGGGCTAGGGGAATCAGAATCAAAGTTTCTGGAAGAATTAATGGAGCAGAAATGGCTAGATCTGAGAGTTGTACAGAAGGAGAAATTCCTTGTTCCACTTTAAGAGCGAATATAGAGTATTCCTATAAGATAGCTAGAACTACATATGGAGTCCTAGGAGTAAAAGTTTGAATTAATAGGGGTCTTTATTTCGGAAATTACTTTTCTCCAATGCCAGACAAAGTTAGAGTCTATAAAGATGAAACAGGGAGATACCTGATTGCTCAGGGGAATTAG
- a CDS encoding 50S ribosomal protein L6: MSRVGNRKLNLPPEVKFEVTDSALIFSKGEKIRKINYDPMVVKVKLENSILSFERANSSKFSNMMQGTLNSLSQGAITGLVKGFEKKLIIDGAGYKVTKKDSILVLSLGYSKDINLRIPKDIEMEISSSGKDVTLKSHNKEVLGEFAALIKKQRPVEPYKLKGVRIEGDIVIRKAGKSAEKSKK; the protein is encoded by the coding sequence ATGTCTCGAGTAGGAAATAGAAAGTTAAATCTTCCTCCCGAGGTTAAGTTTGAAGTAACTGATAGTGCATTAATTTTTTCTAAGGGAGAAAAGATAAGAAAAATTAATTATGACCCTATGGTTGTAAAAGTGAAATTAGAAAATTCAATACTCTCATTTGAGAGGGCAAATAGTTCTAAATTTTCTAATATGATGCAGGGAACTTTAAACTCCCTATCACAGGGAGCTATTACAGGATTAGTTAAAGGATTTGAAAAAAAATTAATTATTGATGGTGCTGGTTATAAAGTAACTAAGAAGGATAGTATCTTGGTATTATCCTTAGGGTATTCAAAAGATATTAATCTTAGGATTCCTAAGGATATTGAAATGGAAATAAGTTCTAGCGGTAAAGATGTGACTTTAAAGTCACACAATAAAGAGGTTTTAGGGGAGTTTGCAGCTTTAATAAAAAAACAAAGACCTGTTGAACCATATAAACTAAAGGGAGTGAGAATAGAGGGAGATATAGTTATTAGAAAAGCAGGTAAGAGTGCTGAAAAATCTAAGAAGTAA